The window ATTGgcaatattatataaacaatcatTTGTAACGTGGTATAACAATTCTAAATGCGTAACACGTTCATACAGATATAGCGAACTAGGACAGCCCCAACGCAAAACTTCATCGTGTATACTGTATAATATTTGAGAATTTCTCAGatacatgaataaattatcatcaatttcaaaACCAAAAAGTTCAATTGTTTTCAAGGCCTTTAGTTCAGGAATCAcctgcaaaaataaattattcgtaagtatatttaaaaaacaaaaagaatattttttttgatttttgtgTAATAGAATATAAAGTTTAACTTACATGGGAGATTCTTTTTAGTGCTAAACATTTACTACCGCAGCCTTTAGCCCAATATGACAGGCTCAGTTCAGTCAATGTTCTAGCAACGTTTCTCAATAaagtgattaaaataataggcATATGGCTAGGATCAAAactttcaaatataattttcaatacttttagTTTGGATAGATGTGCAAATGTATCACTCTTGATATCATAgattacataatttaatttcaacttAAGTTTTACAAGGTTTCGGCAAGATTTACTGATAACCGGTAGTATGTTACAATGACCATAGACTGTTACGTCTAATTCTGATAAATGACTACCACAATTACCAAGCAGCGATTTGAAGAAACGGAATAAAGGCTTTTGCCCTAATAAGGATTCATCCTTTTTTGgattatatttaatcatataactTGGACGGATCTCATCATAATTCCATTGtgttaattcaagttttttgacaTCAATCCAAGAATAAGCAAGAACTTGTTTCCATTTTTTGCAtactagaaaataaattaatggtcatattactaaataattcattaaatcaaataattgatatgttgtaataaatattggCATACCCCATGCAACTTTTGGCCTTTCAAATGGTGACaaatacatgaatatttcagcccagcaatcatcattaacacgGCCAAGAATCTTATTTTCGGCGTATGCATCTACATATTGATGCTGATAGTcttcctaaaaaaaataagcaacatttaatttacaagCACGTGTTGACTGCAATTTCTTTCTTATTTGACTAACCTTatgatcctttttttttttcagaggtTTTTTTAAGTCTGAGGTTCGCAATCTTTTGTACTGGctcatatttgataaattaaaaaacgcgTGTATTCATCAACAACCGACAATCAGAAATGATCAGAAATCTTGAGAAATTCACTGAAATCACAGGGCTATGAATTACTAtggattataaattttctattattatacgCATGACACTGCGCAGTGTCTAATTTTACATTAAcactttattttcaatttaatattgtttattataataaaatgataaataatgataatattcatGGACGTAAATGcattttatcatcatgacaataatattgtacaatcatcaaacaaattaccaattttaatcaactaaaaaatattaattaaaaagtcaaaataaaaaaaattctcactTGCGCAAATTCACGCAAATTCTAGTGTTATTTTGTGTTGTCGTGTTTCgtgtttttttatgtcaatatCCTCATCgtatttgtcatttatttatctttaaattatcaatcgttcataattattataattaaaaaaaattcatgtaatcattatcattttaactatttttttttatcatttttatataaacaaatacaaaGGCTTCTTCTTCGGCTGCTTTCATATATACATGCtatatttatatgtgtataaaaaatttgcaagCAGTAGCTAGTAGCTACATAGATAGCAGCACAATTgtcataaaaagaaaataataataataaataaaaaaaaaaaatcaaatgtttAACTATCCATTTCTATTGGTGTTGAAGGGATTGTGAAGGATTTCACAGTGCCTCATTCATCAAACTTACTGTTAAATATTTCTGTAACTTTTAATAATAGtgaagttaaataaataattaattagtgtaaaaaagtaattaatagTTATTAGAAATTGATTAGAGAAGTACGATATTGACATGAAGTGGTTGAATGCGGGCAATGGCGGTTGTGAAGAGCCGGCACCCCAAATGCAGCTACATCATCCAGCTGCGAATGGACATATACCCACTGTaagcattttttattaacgctaaatttattaattataatcccaatatgtcatttataaatttacaaatattttttataaatattatcatgtcTGTCCTCTAATggagtaatttaatttactcaattttttacgACTATCAATACGCAACGCCAATAATACCgggaataaataattataaatttattaatttttattaatttgttaaattaattatttctatattaattcaagcataaatttttaaataattttttgctatttgttattttttttttatgacagataatattgtttttttttttttttcgtaaaaaattttttgacaagATAAATTAATGGCATTTCAGTTGTCAAggtttcttaaaaataaaggTTATGTTTATAGAACAAgacagttaaataaatataataagtttgttatttttacttttaatttgtttgctgtttgatatttattttttatgatattattatttaataattgtgagAGTTAagcaatttaataaacattgaatCATTGTGTTGTATGTATTTCATGTAAATAATGACATTTTGATGGATCATTTGACAGTTGACAAATAAttgagttaaataataattatgttaatttgataatgttatttttttaggatATTGAGCAGTGTGGACCAATGGCAAATGACGCGATATCAATTCAACACGGACAAGCAagtcaaatgaatttaaatagaGCACAAGATGATGCTATGGTTGGATATGTTTTTCAACGATCAGCTGAAACTGAATTTAGTGGACAAGTATCAACTTTTCAAGGAAAACAATTACCACGAGCTTGGGCATTAGATGATGATGctattattgaaaatgtaagttgttttttttttaaatacaaatgtgaCAGTTTCAACTATATTCACAATGaatatgtcaaaataaaatatcaaaaggataataaacaacgaaaaaaacatcattattattaaatatatttaaataaaaaattaatagtttattgtctaattaaatatattatttatttatataaattttagcatcatgaaaaatggaaatatCCAATGAATAAACTTGGAGTACTTCAACAAACTCAGCCTCAACAAATTGCTCttcaacaaatgaataatgttCATGTACCTTATGAAATTCATCCAGTACAACTCAAGGTAAATTAGAATAATTGTCATTGATTATAAttcgaaaatatattattttgttttaataatttaattgttattttagaGTGGAGCTCTTGGAACAGAACATTTGATGTACTTGAATAATCAAATACCAACACAACAACATGTAGCTgtgtttcatcatcatcaccatcatcatcaacagcaacaacaacaacaacaacaacagcaacaacaacaacagcagcaacaacaacagcaacaacaacaacatcaacagcaacaacaacaacatcatcatcaacatcaacaaaatgaattacaACAAGATCAATTTCAACAGCAAATATCACAACAAGATCAACAACAAATTAGAAATTctcaggtaaattaatttttttaaatagataattaatttataattaatatgagttaatttaatttataattaatacgagttttaaattaatttatattatttatttatttttgtttttttgttaaagtATGAaatctcaaataattatttaaataattaaatataaaaaaatattacaattagtttataataataatataaataattattattatttttgataaatattgtgCATTAGTTGTTGATTTTCACCACGAAAAGCGACAATTTAATGGCAAGAGGGAAAGGGTCGagttatatgtaaaaaaaaaaaaaatatataataagatTTCAAGTACCTCCCCCTCACCttcacttaattttttgtgtacatgtatacataaaatatatttatattataattatttgagattttataatttaaaaaacaaataattaaattacattaatgtaattatttgatttattgatttaaaattattaatgtttaaattagTCATCAAAATTgccaatttaatttataattattttgcaaCTAAAAACACATCAAAAATGGTCATACaccatgtattatttttttttttactctttttatttGTACATATATGAGCCAATAGACGTCGCCATAATCGAAGCGTCGTTCTTTGTTTCACTCGTTGTCAGTTGTCCGCCATTGACATAACGCTTTAATAGTGTGTGGTGAAGCCGGCTCGGGCGTGTAGAAATTCATCTAGTTTATGTCACTATTTTGTCACTGAcacttttttaacaacaacttCAATAactattgttgtttttttttaatttttcacacaATTAATACAGTGACTgtgcatataaataaatattcaataaattaataaacaatttaacattGAGATAATGCAAATTGagcagataaaataaaaataagtgcgccaaaaatatatatatgtatatgacaaaaaaaaaaataataaaataatatatatatacgcacAGGAAGCATCCAACCAATtgctattttttcaatttgaatcTGTCATTAATTTGCCTTGAATTACTGAAGAtgtaaatgtgaaaaaaattaagaaaaatagtCAATGTTTGTGTgatataaatagataataatagttgacattaaaaatatagataaaataaaaaaaaaaaaaataacaacaataaatttggAAAGGaattgagtaaatttttgTGTTGTCAACAAACTAGtgactaaaataaatacactgtTGTGaatacaagtattttaatatattaaaattaaaagtttttgttGTGAAGTGAATAACCTTGATATTGTAGAATATTAGCTATAGTTTGTAATTTCATGCCGGGGACTGGATGAAACCGccggaaaatttttttcttcactgcAATATGAAGGATCTTGGTGCAGATATGGTACTTGACACTAGTAATAGTTTACcttataaattttgacaaataataaattatattctacaaatttttcattattatttttcaatttattattatttataaattaattttttttttatttaatacacaaGTGTCAAACGCGCATGACTTGaacaaaacatttttttatttttttattttatttattttttatttttattatcaaagggttgatgtatatgtgtattaatttttttttttttttaaactacatAATCAGACTTGAAGCTTATTTAAaactattgatttatttatttatttattttttttgtttataaaataaagagaaaagtattttttctttttcaatagatTTAAAGGGCAGATTTATggaataatcaatattatgatcaacattaatttattgttgttttaaataataatgtaaaattgattattaaaataaattaaaattaaatttattaaatataaactcagtttttttttttttttttttttggaattaaattaatttactcgaaaatatttgttgaataaattttatcatatttctATCGGTTTATGTTTATTGAGTTTTCAATTgacaatatttgaaaaataaaattttatcattgtttctatttttaaagtaacaataaacaaatgaatatattttatttttattttatttttattttatttttgccgAGTAAACTCATGAAACTTGGTCATTTATCCCAAGTAAAtagaaattcgaaaaaataaatattttattgattatttaattttaaattatatttattgtttttagtaattattttttaaatcaatatataatgtTTGATTGGTCAAAAgtaatgatatattaaaaaattaattttttaaatttataaacatttttagaatttttactAATTAGTAATTAACAATGTTATATGATTAAGTGTTTTCTTTCAATTCGTGTGTTGTTAATGATTCAGtgcatgacaaaaaaattatttttatattttaaaaacaaaatttaatataccatttaatcaaattaaaactcGTCCAATTGATACGGTGATTTACCAtctactttttaaaaataagatgttagaaatatcaaatgaagaaataaaaaaaaaacaacattacaaatttagaaatgaaaaatagaaaatattatcagcTGTACGGTTAAAATACCAAAGTAAAATTtgactaaaattaattaaattaaacttgtaaatttaaattttttaaaaccaattattattaaattatttaaccaattgtattaattatttttgtatcaagtatttaataataataaaaatattttcataccatttatataatttcagATTGCACCGTCTGCAAAAAAACTTTGGGGTGTAGACGAAGGTGGTTCCAAGGATGAAGGTGGTATCAAAGGTGGTGGAATACTTCATCTAGGTGATCATCAAATGTGGCGAGACTCCACCTGGAGTAATCCAGGTAATAGATATGTTTGTTTTGTCTTGTTTTCTAAATTTGATTGACAATAAAAAgtcttatataaataaaaaaaaattatcaaattaaattaagtattataatattataaaaatatatactaattaattatttttttaattaaattagatcATGCAGTATCACAAGCAATATCGATGGGAGGAGGAAGACGAGTTGGTGTTGCGACTGGCTATCAAGCATCAGATATTGGTGCCATTCTCAGTCCAAGAAGCAGGTAAGATTTAtcaaagagaaataaaaaactacaaaatattataaagcTAAAAATGGCAGTAAGTTTAGCAATACAACGTTTTAATGTTCAGGGATACATTGGGTTATCCAGGGCCCtgggttttcttttttttttttctttcaataagtaaaattaaaattgtagaaaaaataatttaatttaatatattttttaaagtgaaACTGGTGGTCTTGGTGTCAAGATGGTTGAATATGTTCTTGGATCAAGTCCGACAACACCAAAAGATCTTGAACCTCAAATGGCTGGTTTAAGACTGgtatgtaaacaaaaaagaaaaaaactaattaatattataattattgtttgctatttacaattttaattttattaatttttacagagCAATGACAATGACAAAAAAGATACAGATAAAGGATCTGCAAGTCCATTTGATGGATCTAATAAAGACGAGTCAGGATCACAAGGAAATGGTCTTGTTTTACAAAATGGTCTTGACGATGACAAAGGTTTTAAGTAAgtatataataaagaaaatatattttgttaattatatttaaaaactagaaaaactaaaattataaagctaaattgataaattaattaattatatttatatttgcatTATAGCCGGACACCTGGTAGTAGACAACCATCACCTGGTGAGGATGAATTTCACAAAAATGCTGTAGCATCATTAACAGTTAAtgctggtggtggtgttgtACTTTTAAAACCTGGTATTGATGGTGTTAGTAATGAGGAACATTTTATGGCATCATTTGCTCCACAATCATCACATCATCTTCAACATCAAGCACTACCTACTCATCATCTACAACATTCTCATTCTCATGCTGCTCAACTTTTTGGAACACCTGGATCTATACCAATTCAAGGACCAAATgcacaacagcaacaacaaagtCTGCAGCAACCACAAGATACCTCTGCTCACTTTGACGTTCAGGTaagctaattaattttttctataatttataaaataataataaccatataaatttttattatttttataaaatttatatgataattaaataactatttcaattatttttgaggatgattaatttttcatttaacaataaaatttgttttgacTTGTTTTGTCATTTGAAACTTTGTAACTTTCAAAGTATTTCGTTAAACTAGCTGACCACTACACACTAAATACTTGAGACGCTTTACTTAATAAAAAGATGTTCTTAGCATTTCACAAAAATTcagtataaatgtatatacatgtatatattatgtACCTGTATATTATATGGTTGTCCGTTATACGTACAACAAGAAGGGGAACCGGTACATTGATTGTTGTTCTTTCTCAAGACGTTTACTTTTCTCAGTCAGTACATACAACTCGTCGTTGTGATTTAACACTGTCTGACTTTTCAAGTccaacataatttatttttttccaagtaaTACTTTATACTTCACttggattattattatgttcaaaataatcaacagCTTTTTATCAATCggagatgaaaaatattagtttaacatttattttttaattttaaattataaacaattatttcgttgatgtgttttttttttttttttgagtgaaTTTTGATAGAGAGTTTTTGTTAAAACGactcttgataaaaaaataatttttgaagtattatatattgaaaatggtGGTTCTTGAAATTGAAGCAGTTTATGCACAAACTGCTCCatgtacaaaattattaaataaccgTTTTTTGGGTACTCATCATTGGCTGGGACCATTTAAAGAAGCACTTGTTAGTCGATTCGCAACAGACAaggtttaatttatttttaaattatttttctacatttttttcttaatttttgatagtattttaatattatctttcattaaatatattttaaaaacaacaaaatgttttattcaatgaaaattatttatctctgtagcttaatttttcaactagaAAATTTGTCATGTCAAGTTTCTTGAGATAGCTAATTTGATGATCACAATTGACttattcatgataataataattaattaaaaaaaaatatatacatttatatacagtagttttttaaaatacataattgataaataatctatttttttttttaaattgataaatgatttttgttgttttttattatcaaaatttttatcacattAATTTAGTTGTACGATCATTATAACTACCGTTACTGATTCATTAGGAAGCCGTTTCTTTATAGAATACTGTCTTTCAGTTGAGTGAACCGGTAAACCGAGCGCCTTCAACGCTCGGTGAATGTTCACGTTTAAAGTCATTGAACTATACTTATACCTGGAGAATTCCACATCACAACGCAAAGCTCTGCCATTATTATCTATACTGTATACACATTgtgctataattttttttttaactattatgtactttttttattttcactgtggctgtttctattttttttattaaatcatataattttttttttttaccgtatttttaaaaaatacataatatcaatttttcaattgactcaaaatatatataaagaattttGTAAAAGATGCCAAAGAATGCtcttctaaaagaaaaaaaatttctatgtaaaaaaacattgataaaaataaaaaaataatataggaAGTGAAAGTTCAATGGACGTCGCGCAACCACTGGTAATCGTTGATGATTGACGgtcaaattgttattattatttttcataacatGCCACATGGTTACTCgattaagtaaaaataaaattaagacaatagaaaaaaaaaataatttaataaagacACAagtctaattaaaaaatatgtttatttaaatgatttcaGCAACTTTTTCGAACTCAGGGTGCAACACCACATCAACTTCAGTtgcttcaacaacaacaacaatatttagCAGCCTCACAAATACAagtacaacaacatcaacagcaacatcaacaacaacaacaacagcagcaacaacaacaacagcaacaacaacaacaacagcagcaacatcaacaacaacagcatcaaaatttttcaactgcTCCATATACAGTAATAAGTGGTCAAGAGCCATATGTTGGAGCATTAATTGCTGGTGCACCACCGGTAGTACCACAGTATTATGGAGTTGGTCCATGGGTTTATCCAGCTGGTTTATTACCACAGGCACCACCACAAGCAGCTGCACCACCACCACAACCTAGACGACCATTGACACCATCTTCAACAGTTGTTACTGCTCAAGATACAACTAATAATTTAGCACAAACTGTTCAAGGACAGTATCAAGTTATTCCAGCATATTATGATCAAAATGGTTCAATTGTTATGGGTAGCGTTCGTGGATTAAGCTCAGCAGCAACTCCAATGCGATTAGTTAGTCCAGCACCTGTTTTAGTTAATCGAGCTCCATCACAAGCACCACCTGGACAAccagcaccaccaccaccgaGTTTGTACTCACAACCAACTCCAACTTCACATAATAATGCTTCAACTGGTGAATGTttaggtaaataaaatattattattttattattattttaaaatcacaatATCAGTGcgataaatcaatttttttttttttttattattgataagtTAAATTCGTGTAAGACTTAAATTGTCACATCATTTATACATAAGCATGCTacgtaaaacaaaaaaaaaaaaaaagattgcgTAAGACATGATTTTCAcagctaaaatattttacaatttttttaaaaataattaattgataaaatatatttttaaaattataatataattttttattcgcgtaaaagtaattataatatatcgGAATAATTGgtcgtgcaaaaaaaaaaaaaaagaaaatagttgCGATGAGTCCTGGGCTTTTGGTGCAGGTTTGGCAGCATGCAGCGCGGCAGCAGTAGCACAGGCACAGGCAGTTGCTGTGCAGCAGGTGCAGCAACAAGGTTCTGGACTTACTGCAGGTCTTGCGGCACTTGGCTATGGTGGATCACCATTAGGTGCCCTTGGCTCTCCCGCACAACTCCAAAGCACAGGtatattgattgaaaaaaaaaacaaaaatctcaATTAGTTTGgttcgtttttttattaaaatttttttgtttgcgtgctcatacttttcttttaaatgcTGTGATTTATAGTTCGTTTAGAATTAA is drawn from Aphidius gifuensis isolate YNYX2018 linkage group LG3, ASM1490517v1, whole genome shotgun sequence and contains these coding sequences:
- the LOC122853159 gene encoding pumilio homolog 2 isoform X2 produces the protein MKWLNAGNGGCEEPAPQMQLHHPAANGHIPTDIEQCGPMANDAISIQHGQASQMNLNRAQDDAMVGYVFQRSAETEFSGQVSTFQGKQLPRAWALDDDAIIENHHEKWKYPMNKLGVLQQTQPQQIALQQMNNVHVPYEIHPVQLKSGALGTEHLMYLNNQIPTQQHVAVFHHHHHHHQQQQQQQQQQQQQQQQQQQQQQQQHQQQQQQHHHQHQQNELQQDQFQQQISQQDQQQIRNSQIAPSAKKLWGVDEGGSKDEGGIKGGGILHLGDHQMWRDSTWSNPDHAVSQAISMGGGRRVGVATGYQASDIGAILSPRSSETGGLGVKMVEYVLGSSPTTPKDLEPQMAGLRLSNDNDKKDTDKGSASPFDGSNKDESGSQGNGLVLQNGLDDDKGFNRTPGSRQPSPGEDEFHKNAVASLTVNAGGGVVLLKPGIDGVSNEEHFMASFAPQSSHHLQHQALPTHHLQHSHSHAAQLFGTPGSIPIQGPNAQQQQQSLQQPQDTSAHFDVQQLFRTQGATPHQLQLLQQQQQYLAASQIQVQQHQQQHQQQQQQQQQQQQQQQQQQQQHQQQQHQNFSTAPYTVISGQEPYVGALIAGAPPVVPQYYGVGPWVYPAGLLPQAPPQAAAPPPQPRRPLTPSSTVVTAQDTTNNLAQTVQGQYQVIPAYYDQNGSIVMGSVRGLSSAATPMRLVSPAPVLVNRAPSQAPPGQPAPPPPSLYSQPTPTSHNNASTGECLALNLGAPSTGRRDSFDRNTSAFSPSLEYGRGKWPQSYGALGTVTASPSPLGLSLTPPPTLGGSLGGLVSGSNRVSAAPGAEAKFRASGLPGTLAANNGFGSTSSLFPTLVTKPGRGSATSIADKAAVGRSRLLEDFRNNRFPSLQLRDLTNHIVEFSQDQHGSRFIQQKLERASTAEKQLVFQEILASAYGLMTDVFGNYVIQKFFEFGTPDQKHTLAQKVRGHVLPLALQMYGCRVIQKALESILPDQQQEIVHELDGHVLKCVKDQNGNHVVQKCIECVEPRALQFVIGAFVGQVYSLSTHPYGCRVIQRILEHCTPEQTHGILQELHTATDQLIQDQYGNYVIQHVLEHGKIEDKAQLISSVRGKVLTLSQHKFASNVVEKCVTHATRQERAVLIEEVCGFNDNALNVMMKDQYANYVVQKMIDVAEPTQRKILMHKIRPHLNSLRKYTYGKHIIVKLEKFFMKTASAMGASTTPSTGSELGPIGPPPTSVTSTVPTTAQQSTQVL
- the LOC122853159 gene encoding pumilio homolog 2 isoform X1; protein product: MKWLNAGNGGCEEPAPQMQLHHPAANGHIPTDIEQCGPMANDAISIQHGQASQMNLNRAQDDAMVGYVFQRSAETEFSGQVSTFQGKQLPRAWALDDDAIIENHHEKWKYPMNKLGVLQQTQPQQIALQQMNNVHVPYEIHPVQLKSGALGTEHLMYLNNQIPTQQHVAVFHHHHHHHQQQQQQQQQQQQQQQQQQQQQQQQHQQQQQQHHHQHQQNELQQDQFQQQISQQDQQQIRNSQIAPSAKKLWGVDEGGSKDEGGIKGGGILHLGDHQMWRDSTWSNPDHAVSQAISMGGGRRVGVATGYQASDIGAILSPRSSETGGLGVKMVEYVLGSSPTTPKDLEPQMAGLRLSNDNDKKDTDKGSASPFDGSNKDESGSQGNGLVLQNGLDDDKGFNRTPGSRQPSPGEDEFHKNAVASLTVNAGGGVVLLKPGIDGVSNEEHFMASFAPQSSHHLQHQALPTHHLQHSHSHAAQLFGTPGSIPIQGPNAQQQQQSLQQPQDTSAHFDVQQLFRTQGATPHQLQLLQQQQQYLAASQIQVQQHQQQHQQQQQQQQQQQQQQQQQQQQHQQQQHQNFSTAPYTVISGQEPYVGALIAGAPPVVPQYYGVGPWVYPAGLLPQAPPQAAAPPPQPRRPLTPSSTVVTAQDTTNNLAQTVQGQYQVIPAYYDQNGSIVMGSVRGLSSAATPMRLVSPAPVLVNRAPSQAPPGQPAPPPPSLYSQPTPTSHNNASTGECLGLAACSAAAVAQAQAVAVQQVQQQGSGLTAGLAALGYGGSPLGALGSPAQLQSTALNLGAPSTGRRDSFDRNTSAFSPSLEYGRGKWPQSYGALGTVTASPSPLGLSLTPPPTLGGSLGGLVSGSNRVSAAPGAEAKFRASGLPGTLAANNGFGSTSSLFPTLVTKPGRGSATSIADKAAVGRSRLLEDFRNNRFPSLQLRDLTNHIVEFSQDQHGSRFIQQKLERASTAEKQLVFQEILASAYGLMTDVFGNYVIQKFFEFGTPDQKHTLAQKVRGHVLPLALQMYGCRVIQKALESILPDQQQEIVHELDGHVLKCVKDQNGNHVVQKCIECVEPRALQFVIGAFVGQVYSLSTHPYGCRVIQRILEHCTPEQTHGILQELHTATDQLIQDQYGNYVIQHVLEHGKIEDKAQLISSVRGKVLTLSQHKFASNVVEKCVTHATRQERAVLIEEVCGFNDNALNVMMKDQYANYVVQKMIDVAEPTQRKILMHKIRPHLNSLRKYTYGKHIIVKLEKFFMKTASAMGASTTPSTGSELGPIGPPPTSVTSTVPTTAQQSTQVL
- the LOC122853159 gene encoding maternal protein pumilio isoform X3; its protein translation is MKPPENFFLHCNMKDLGADMIAPSAKKLWGVDEGGSKDEGGIKGGGILHLGDHQMWRDSTWSNPDHAVSQAISMGGGRRVGVATGYQASDIGAILSPRSSETGGLGVKMVEYVLGSSPTTPKDLEPQMAGLRLSNDNDKKDTDKGSASPFDGSNKDESGSQGNGLVLQNGLDDDKGFNRTPGSRQPSPGEDEFHKNAVASLTVNAGGGVVLLKPGIDGVSNEEHFMASFAPQSSHHLQHQALPTHHLQHSHSHAAQLFGTPGSIPIQGPNAQQQQQSLQQPQDTSAHFDVQQLFRTQGATPHQLQLLQQQQQYLAASQIQVQQHQQQHQQQQQQQQQQQQQQQQQQQQHQQQQHQNFSTAPYTVISGQEPYVGALIAGAPPVVPQYYGVGPWVYPAGLLPQAPPQAAAPPPQPRRPLTPSSTVVTAQDTTNNLAQTVQGQYQVIPAYYDQNGSIVMGSVRGLSSAATPMRLVSPAPVLVNRAPSQAPPGQPAPPPPSLYSQPTPTSHNNASTGECLGLAACSAAAVAQAQAVAVQQVQQQGSGLTAGLAALGYGGSPLGALGSPAQLQSTALNLGAPSTGRRDSFDRNTSAFSPSLEYGRGKWPQSYGALGTVTASPSPLGLSLTPPPTLGGSLGGLVSGSNRVSAAPGAEAKFRASGLPGTLAANNGFGSTSSLFPTLVTKPGRGSATSIADKAAVGRSRLLEDFRNNRFPSLQLRDLTNHIVEFSQDQHGSRFIQQKLERASTAEKQLVFQEILASAYGLMTDVFGNYVIQKFFEFGTPDQKHTLAQKVRGHVLPLALQMYGCRVIQKALESILPDQQQEIVHELDGHVLKCVKDQNGNHVVQKCIECVEPRALQFVIGAFVGQVYSLSTHPYGCRVIQRILEHCTPEQTHGILQELHTATDQLIQDQYGNYVIQHVLEHGKIEDKAQLISSVRGKVLTLSQHKFASNVVEKCVTHATRQERAVLIEEVCGFNDNALNVMMKDQYANYVVQKMIDVAEPTQRKILMHKIRPHLNSLRKYTYGKHIIVKLEKFFMKTASAMGASTTPSTGSELGPIGPPPTSVTSTVPTTAQQSTQVL